A region of Hydrogenimonas cancrithermarum DNA encodes the following proteins:
- a CDS encoding bacteriophage abortive infection AbiH family protein, whose protein sequence is MKSTKTLYIMGNGFDLHHHISSSYQNFMEYVQQTDSTLYNLVEEYLQIKDDWSDFEEALASIDVDSLIDYASMFLKSYGADDWRDSAHHDYQFEIDRVVSELSTTLKQHFIAWLKQLKIPHKKSLKFKKKAQYLTFNYTNTLQNTYKISNQNILHIHGSLKQPKNIILGHGWKPKDNQYVEDPFEPSEVDVRILEGNTILEDYFLRTFKPTDKIIKKHRKFFKNLKDVRMIYVLGHSISNVDIAYFHAIVMHIKLRKTQWIVSYHNPNEKQKHKKQLQSIGIPRSNIKLIKLSKLKRKKNR, encoded by the coding sequence GTGAAAAGTACAAAAACTCTTTACATCATGGGAAATGGTTTTGACCTACACCATCATATATCTTCATCCTATCAAAATTTTATGGAATATGTTCAACAGACAGATAGCACACTGTATAACCTTGTGGAGGAATATCTTCAAATTAAAGATGATTGGTCAGATTTTGAAGAGGCACTTGCTTCTATTGATGTAGATTCTTTGATAGATTATGCGAGTATGTTTCTCAAGTCGTATGGTGCAGATGATTGGCGTGATTCCGCTCATCACGATTATCAATTTGAGATTGACCGAGTAGTATCAGAACTCTCAACTACACTTAAACAACACTTCATAGCGTGGCTAAAACAACTCAAAATTCCCCATAAAAAATCACTCAAGTTTAAGAAGAAAGCACAATATCTCACGTTTAATTATACCAATACGCTACAGAACACTTACAAAATTTCAAATCAAAATATTTTACACATTCACGGTTCTCTAAAACAACCGAAAAATATCATACTTGGACATGGATGGAAACCGAAAGATAATCAATATGTCGAAGACCCATTTGAGCCTTCAGAAGTTGATGTGAGGATTCTTGAAGGCAACACTATCCTTGAAGACTATTTTTTACGAACATTTAAGCCGACCGATAAAATCATTAAAAAGCATCGAAAGTTTTTCAAGAACCTAAAGGATGTCCGAATGATATATGTACTTGGACATTCAATTTCCAATGTTGATATCGCATATTTTCATGCCATTGTAATGCATATCAAGTTGAGAAAGACTCAATGGATTGTAAGTTATCATAATCCTAATGAGAAGCAAAAACATAAAAAGCAGCTCCAAAGTATAGGTATTCCAAGATCCAATATCAAACTTATCAAACTCTCAAAACTAAAGAGAAAGAAAAATCGATGA
- a CDS encoding restriction endonuclease subunit S → MIPEEWEVVKLGDFLKLKGGNAFKSKDFQKIGIPVLKISNILSSGNIDLSNCVKVKEDKKYNLYLLNEQDIVIAMSGATTGKIGKIKKEHLPLYLNQRVGKFDITNPSRLYSQYLYYNVTDSRFIEKLLVNAIGGAQPNISSRQIENLYIPLPSLPEQQKIAAILTSVDKKIEVIDEQIAKTEELKKGLMQKLLSEGIGHTEFKESEIGRIPKEWEVSTIGEVVVISIGRDLQEEHFSKKKTATHIYPVFSNTVDNQGLYGYYDFKEFEGQSLTVVGRGIGVGTAFTKNGGYGAIGRLIVLFPTKKIYPHFLTEYINYKIRIFSESSGIPQLTGKAIAKYKCPVPPIEEQQKIATILSSTDNKLDALRERKIRYETLKKGLMQKLLMGEVRVKV, encoded by the coding sequence ATGATTCCTGAGGAGTGGGAGGTTGTGAAATTAGGAGATTTCTTAAAACTTAAGGGTGGGAATGCTTTTAAAAGTAAAGACTTTCAAAAAATAGGTATACCTGTCTTAAAAATCTCGAACATATTATCCAGCGGAAATATAGATTTGTCAAATTGTGTTAAAGTAAAAGAAGATAAAAAATATAATTTATACTTATTAAATGAACAAGATATAGTTATTGCGATGTCTGGAGCAACAACTGGGAAAATTGGGAAAATAAAAAAAGAACATTTGCCATTATACTTAAATCAACGGGTGGGTAAATTTGATATTACAAATCCTTCTCGCCTCTATAGCCAATATCTTTACTATAATGTCACCGACAGCAGATTTATAGAAAAACTCCTTGTTAATGCTATTGGAGGGGCACAGCCTAATATAAGTTCAAGACAGATAGAAAATTTATACATTCCTCTTCCATCCCTCCCAGAACAACAAAAAATCGCCGCCATCCTCACCAGCGTCGATAAGAAGATCGAGGTCATCGACGAGCAGATAGCCAAGACTGAAGAGCTCAAAAAGGGGCTGATGCAGAAGCTCCTGAGCGAGGGCATCGGGCATACGGAGTTCAAGGAGAGTGAGATTGGGAGGATACCGAAGGAGTGGGAAGTAAGTACCATTGGAGAAGTTGTAGTCATATCAATCGGGAGAGATTTACAAGAAGAGCACTTTTCTAAAAAGAAAACTGCTACGCATATATATCCTGTATTCTCCAATACTGTTGATAATCAAGGACTATATGGATACTACGACTTCAAAGAGTTTGAAGGGCAGAGCTTAACCGTTGTAGGTAGAGGAATTGGAGTGGGTACTGCATTTACAAAAAATGGTGGATATGGTGCCATAGGTAGATTAATAGTACTCTTCCCTACAAAGAAAATATACCCTCATTTCCTTACTGAGTATATCAATTATAAAATAAGAATTTTTTCAGAAAGTAGTGGAATACCACAATTAACGGGGAAGGCTATTGCAAAGTATAAGTGTCCAGTTCCACCTATAGAAGAGCAGCAGAAAATTGCTACCATCCTTTCTTCCACGGACAACAAACTCGACGCCCTTAGAGAGAGAAAGATACGATATGAGACGCTCAAGAAGGGACTGATGCAAAAACTCCTTATGGGGGAAGTGAGAGTAAAAGTGTGA
- a CDS encoding type I restriction-modification system subunit M yields the protein MMKLTLETLERWLWDSADLMRGHIDSSDFKNYIFGLLFLKRANDQFFEEAHAAVDEEDITLEEALEDEDYHQFFIPREAYWSELAKKTENIGQALDKAFAAIEEHNPQLEGVMTAVHFGDSEKLPDTLLQRLLQHFNKYSLANADLENPDILGNAYEYLIRMFADDAGKKGGEFYTPKEVVRLAVGLIKPEAGDSVYDPTCGSGGMLIESAHYIKERGGVVDGRYVNASLYGQEKNLGTWAIAKINMIVHGFIDADIRKGDTLAHPQHTANGELMTFDRVIANPPFSLKKWWAPAEVDVKTDEKGKEIAPRYNDAVTDEYGRFKYGIPPRGYGDLAFVQHMIAVLKQSGRMGVVLPHGILFRGGAEGRIRKGILEDDLVEGIVGLPEKLFYNTGIPAAIVVINKHKAENLKNKVIFIDASNEYKEGKNQNTLTQENIEKIIDAYDGLNDIDKFMRIVDMEKIRENDYNLNIARYIDTSEPEEIVDIETVLQEIAELEVKEKAIDEELGGYLKELGYVG from the coding sequence ATGATGAAACTGACTCTCGAAACGCTCGAACGCTGGCTCTGGGACTCCGCCGACCTGATGCGGGGCCACATCGACAGCAGCGATTTCAAAAACTACATTTTCGGGCTGCTCTTTCTCAAGCGCGCCAACGACCAGTTTTTCGAAGAGGCGCACGCCGCCGTCGATGAGGAGGACATCACCCTCGAAGAGGCGCTGGAGGACGAGGATTATCACCAGTTTTTCATTCCCCGGGAGGCCTATTGGAGCGAACTGGCCAAAAAGACCGAAAACATCGGTCAGGCGCTCGACAAAGCCTTCGCAGCCATCGAGGAGCACAACCCCCAGCTCGAAGGGGTGATGACCGCCGTCCATTTCGGCGACAGCGAGAAGCTGCCCGATACGCTTCTTCAGCGCCTGCTGCAGCATTTCAACAAATACTCCCTCGCCAACGCCGACCTGGAGAACCCCGACATCCTGGGCAACGCCTACGAGTATCTCATCCGGATGTTCGCGGACGACGCGGGGAAAAAGGGCGGCGAATTCTACACGCCCAAAGAGGTGGTGCGGCTGGCGGTCGGGCTGATCAAACCCGAAGCGGGCGACAGCGTCTACGACCCCACCTGCGGCTCTGGCGGGATGCTCATCGAGTCGGCCCACTACATCAAAGAGCGGGGAGGAGTGGTCGACGGCAGGTACGTCAACGCCTCGCTCTACGGCCAGGAGAAGAACCTCGGCACCTGGGCCATCGCCAAGATCAACATGATCGTCCACGGCTTCATCGACGCCGACATCCGCAAAGGCGACACCCTCGCCCATCCGCAGCATACCGCAAACGGCGAGCTGATGACCTTCGACCGGGTCATCGCCAATCCTCCCTTTTCGCTCAAGAAGTGGTGGGCGCCCGCCGAAGTGGATGTCAAAACCGACGAGAAGGGCAAGGAGATCGCGCCCAGATACAACGATGCCGTCACCGACGAGTATGGCCGCTTCAAATACGGCATCCCGCCCCGGGGATACGGTGACCTGGCTTTCGTGCAGCACATGATCGCCGTCCTCAAACAAAGCGGCAGAATGGGCGTGGTGCTGCCCCACGGCATTCTCTTTCGCGGCGGAGCGGAAGGCAGGATCCGCAAAGGCATCCTCGAAGACGACCTCGTGGAAGGCATCGTCGGACTGCCCGAAAAGCTCTTTTACAACACCGGCATCCCCGCCGCCATCGTCGTCATCAACAAGCACAAGGCCGAAAACCTCAAAAACAAGGTCATCTTCATCGACGCCAGCAACGAATACAAAGAGGGGAAAAACCAGAACACCCTCACTCAGGAAAATATCGAAAAGATCATCGACGCTTACGACGGATTGAACGATATCGACAAATTCATGCGCATCGTCGATATGGAGAAGATACGCGAAAACGACTACAACCTGAACATCGCCCGCTACATCGACACTTCCGAGCCCGAAGAGATCGTCGACATCGAAACGGTGCTACAAGAGATCGCCGAGCTTGAAGTCAAAGAGAAGGCGATCGACGAAGAGCTGGGCGGCTACCTGAAGGAACTGGGCTATGTCGGTTAG
- the brnA gene encoding type II toxin-antitoxin system BrnA family antitoxin has protein sequence MKAKELDKIFDEGQEDILEWFDTEKMTKPNEEPKRINIDFPKWMVDRLDREARHLGVSRQAIIKMWLAERLGAA, from the coding sequence ATGAAAGCCAAAGAACTCGATAAAATCTTTGACGAAGGCCAGGAAGATATATTGGAGTGGTTCGATACCGAAAAGATGACAAAACCCAACGAAGAGCCCAAACGGATCAATATCGACTTCCCCAAATGGATGGTCGATCGGCTCGACCGTGAAGCCCGACATCTGGGTGTCAGCCGTCAGGCGATCATCAAAATGTGGTTGGCCGAGAGGCTCGGAGCGGCGTGA
- a CDS encoding BrnT family toxin, translated as MRFEYDPKKSEINMQKHGINFEEAQKLWEDEDLIQLPSRQSLDEPRWLIVACIEKKHYTAIITYRNNAIRIISVRRSRQKERMLYESQRTR; from the coding sequence ATGAGATTCGAATACGATCCGAAAAAAAGTGAAATCAACATGCAAAAGCATGGTATTAATTTCGAAGAGGCGCAGAAGTTATGGGAGGATGAAGATTTGATACAGCTACCATCCCGGCAGTCACTTGATGAGCCTAGATGGTTGATTGTTGCCTGTATCGAAAAGAAGCACTATACCGCCATAATCACCTATCGAAATAATGCTATTCGGATCATATCGGTAAGACGATCCCGCCAAAAAGAAAGGATGCTTTATGAAAGCCAAAGAACTCGATAA
- the hrpB gene encoding ATP-dependent helicase HrpB has product MHRYLPIHTILGELKSALRVHPSLILQADPGAGKTTVVPLALLDEPWLKGQKIVMLEPRRLAARAAALRMAETLGERVGETVGYRMKGETKVTSKTRIEVVTEGVLTRMLQSDPELHGMGLVIFDEFHERSLQGDLGLALTLQAQEIFREDLKILVMSATLEGVDLARVMPEAPTVRSEGRSFPVEVRYLEPTQTPPTPKTLPDAVVKAVLDALRDEEGSLLAFLPGAREIRRVEEALKSKISDPGILIAPLYGAMDQKAQRLAIEPAPEGHRKVVLATNIAETSLTIEGVRVVVDGGFARRVRFDERSGMDHYETLPVSRNAATQRAGRAGRTAPGVCYRLWHENRALVPSYPPDILTSDLSPMLLDLAAWGAAPEDLAWIDTPPEYAVKNAKSTLISLNMMKESGVLTELGKAALKLGLHPRLAHMLLVGKEKGAGYEAALLAASLSEGTLRGGLIESVEALHRRNVPDRLAKNLQNLLNKMGIAAKKRIDPNVIGPLAGLAYPERIARRRGQGPGYQTVGGRGLKARLDDALAAHEWLAAAYVGGEGSEATIFAAAPLEKSQIEAWFGDRIETVEKVAWNENTGRVEARRLRKLGNITLSSEPLPNPDGGLIAKALLETVRKRGLVILPWSEKARRLRNRALCVNFTMPGTLPDPDDETLMSTLEKWLLPWLEGAQSLKELQKLDLYGILAVYLGYEGVQKLDRLAPERLEVPSGSKIAVDYGDPSAPVLAARLQELFGWMDTPRICEGRVWLTVHLLSPARRPLAVTTDLKSFWTNVYPEVKKEMHGRYPKHYWPENPFEAVATNRTKKHIKR; this is encoded by the coding sequence ATGCATCGATATTTACCCATCCACACCATCCTTGGCGAGCTGAAATCGGCCCTTCGTGTTCATCCCTCACTCATCTTGCAAGCCGATCCCGGGGCGGGGAAGACCACCGTCGTGCCGCTGGCGCTACTTGACGAACCGTGGTTGAAAGGCCAAAAGATCGTCATGCTCGAACCCCGCAGGCTGGCGGCGAGGGCGGCGGCGCTTCGCATGGCCGAGACGCTGGGTGAAAGGGTGGGCGAGACGGTAGGCTACCGGATGAAAGGCGAGACGAAGGTGACATCCAAAACCCGCATCGAGGTGGTGACCGAAGGGGTACTCACGCGGATGCTGCAAAGCGACCCGGAGCTACATGGCATGGGGCTGGTGATCTTCGACGAGTTTCACGAGCGCTCTTTGCAGGGCGATCTGGGGCTGGCGCTGACGCTTCAGGCGCAGGAGATATTTCGGGAGGATCTGAAGATTCTTGTGATGTCGGCGACGCTGGAAGGGGTCGATCTGGCGCGGGTGATGCCAGAGGCTCCCACCGTGCGGAGCGAGGGGCGGAGCTTTCCGGTCGAGGTGCGTTACCTGGAACCGACACAAACACCACCCACACCCAAAACCCTGCCGGATGCCGTGGTGAAAGCGGTGCTCGATGCGCTAAGGGATGAAGAGGGGAGTCTGCTGGCCTTTTTGCCGGGTGCCAGGGAGATCCGGCGGGTCGAAGAGGCGCTCAAAAGCAAAATTTCCGATCCCGGCATCCTCATCGCGCCGCTGTATGGTGCGATGGATCAAAAGGCGCAACGTCTGGCCATCGAGCCGGCACCCGAAGGCCACCGCAAAGTGGTGCTGGCCACCAATATCGCCGAAACGAGCCTCACGATCGAGGGGGTGCGCGTCGTCGTCGACGGAGGGTTCGCGCGGCGGGTGCGTTTTGATGAGCGAAGCGGCATGGACCATTACGAGACGTTGCCTGTGAGCCGAAACGCCGCCACCCAGCGCGCGGGCAGGGCGGGGCGGACGGCGCCGGGGGTCTGCTACCGTCTGTGGCACGAAAACAGAGCGCTGGTGCCCTCCTATCCGCCCGACATCCTCACCTCCGACCTGTCACCGATGCTGCTGGATCTGGCGGCGTGGGGCGCGGCGCCGGAAGATCTGGCATGGATCGACACTCCGCCCGAATATGCTGTAAAAAACGCCAAAAGCACGTTGATATCACTTAATATGATGAAGGAATCGGGTGTTTTGACGGAGCTCGGCAAGGCCGCTTTGAAACTGGGGCTCCATCCGCGGCTGGCGCATATGTTGCTTGTTGGCAAAGAGAAAGGGGCAGGGTACGAAGCGGCGCTGCTGGCGGCATCGCTGAGTGAAGGGACCCTGCGGGGCGGCCTGATAGAATCCGTCGAAGCGCTGCATCGCCGAAACGTACCCGACAGGCTCGCCAAAAACCTGCAGAACCTTTTGAACAAGATGGGTATCGCCGCCAAAAAACGGATCGACCCGAACGTGATAGGCCCGCTGGCGGGGTTGGCCTATCCGGAGCGCATCGCCAGGCGCCGTGGGCAGGGGCCCGGCTACCAGACAGTGGGCGGCAGAGGGCTCAAAGCCCGTCTGGACGATGCGCTTGCGGCCCACGAGTGGCTGGCTGCGGCTTACGTGGGCGGAGAAGGGAGCGAAGCGACGATTTTCGCCGCGGCACCGCTTGAAAAGTCGCAGATCGAGGCGTGGTTCGGCGATCGGATCGAAACCGTCGAAAAGGTGGCGTGGAACGAGAACACCGGACGGGTCGAAGCCCGCCGGCTGCGAAAGCTTGGAAACATCACCCTCTCGTCCGAACCGCTGCCGAACCCGGACGGCGGCCTCATCGCCAAAGCGCTGCTCGAGACGGTGCGAAAGAGGGGGCTGGTGATCCTGCCTTGGAGCGAAAAAGCCCGGAGACTTCGAAACCGGGCGCTGTGCGTGAATTTCACGATGCCCGGCACACTGCCCGACCCCGATGACGAAACACTGATGAGCACGCTGGAAAAGTGGCTGCTGCCGTGGCTGGAGGGCGCACAAAGCCTCAAAGAGCTGCAAAAACTCGATCTTTACGGGATATTGGCCGTGTACCTGGGATACGAAGGTGTGCAGAAACTCGACCGCCTTGCCCCCGAGCGCCTGGAAGTGCCCAGCGGCTCGAAGATCGCCGTCGACTACGGCGATCCCTCCGCTCCCGTGTTGGCGGCACGCCTGCAGGAGCTTTTCGGATGGATGGATACCCCCAGGATCTGCGAAGGGAGGGTATGGCTGACGGTGCACCTGCTCTCACCAGCCCGGCGCCCTCTGGCAGTCACGACCGATCTGAAAAGCTTTTGGACAAACGTATATCCCGAGGTGAAAAAAGAGATGCACGGACGCTACCCCAAACACTACTGGCCCGAAAACCCTTTCGAAGCGGTCGCCACCAACAGAACGAAAAAACATATAAAACGCTGA
- the katG gene encoding catalase/peroxidase HPI: MKKRDDSCPVSEENFRQTTQGGDMLKKWWPEQLNLKILQQNPPSLNPLGETFDYAEAFSKLDYDALKRDLAEVMTNSVEWWPADWGHYGPFFIRMAWHSAGTYRIMDGRGGGSGGAQRFAPLNSWPDNVNLDKARRLLWPVKRKYGNKISWADLMLLAGNVAMESMGFATYGFGCGREDVWEPMADVYWGPESQWLGDERHGDDRKLANPLAAVQMGLIYVNPEGPDGEPNVLAAAGDIRESFARMGMNDEETVALIAGGHTFGKNHGAADPSKYLGPEPEAAPMEEQGLGWKNRYGSGKGADTITSGLEGAWTPTPTRWDNSFFELLFKYDWNLVKSPAGAWQWEAVNPDGEDLVEDAHIPGKKHKTVMLTTDLALRMDPAYGPISRRFRDDPKAFADAFARAWFKLLHRDMGPRSRYLGPEVPREDLIWQDPVPPIDHPLIDAEDVALLKRRILQSGIAPSRLVYTAFSSASTYRHSDKRGGANGARIALAPQKDWEANEPDELEKVLKALEDIKREFDDTQNDGKRVSLADLVVLGGTAAVEAMAKEGGCEIEVRFTPGRSDTTQELTDVDSFGYLRPAADAFRNYLDPACELPEEQALVDKAQQLRLSVPEMTVLLGGMRALGAVYGSSGLGVLTERPGVLGNDFFVNLLDMEIEWRAKKEGRRTIFEGVDRRSGEVRWRAGRADLVFGSNSQLRAQAEFYAQEDNRERFVRDFASVWSKVMELDRFDGAYRENFVK, from the coding sequence ATGAAAAAAAGAGACGACAGCTGCCCGGTATCGGAGGAGAATTTCCGACAGACGACACAGGGCGGCGATATGCTGAAAAAGTGGTGGCCCGAGCAGCTCAACCTGAAGATCCTTCAGCAAAACCCGCCTTCATTGAATCCTCTCGGCGAGACGTTCGATTATGCCGAAGCATTCTCGAAACTCGATTACGATGCGTTGAAGAGGGATCTGGCGGAGGTTATGACGAACTCTGTGGAGTGGTGGCCCGCCGACTGGGGCCACTACGGGCCGTTTTTCATCCGGATGGCGTGGCACAGTGCGGGGACCTATCGTATCATGGACGGACGGGGTGGCGGCAGTGGCGGAGCCCAGCGCTTCGCACCGCTCAACAGCTGGCCCGACAACGTCAACCTGGACAAGGCCAGGCGTCTGCTCTGGCCCGTCAAGCGAAAATATGGCAACAAGATCTCCTGGGCCGATCTGATGCTGCTTGCGGGCAACGTGGCGATGGAGTCGATGGGCTTCGCAACCTACGGATTCGGCTGCGGCCGGGAGGATGTCTGGGAACCGATGGCAGACGTCTACTGGGGCCCGGAATCCCAGTGGCTCGGTGACGAGCGGCACGGGGACGACCGCAAACTGGCCAACCCCCTGGCGGCGGTGCAGATGGGGCTGATCTACGTCAACCCCGAAGGGCCCGACGGAGAGCCCAACGTCCTGGCGGCGGCGGGGGATATCCGCGAGAGTTTCGCCCGGATGGGAATGAACGACGAAGAGACGGTGGCGCTGATCGCCGGCGGGCATACCTTTGGGAAGAACCACGGCGCGGCGGACCCCTCCAAATACCTTGGCCCCGAACCCGAAGCGGCGCCCATGGAAGAGCAGGGGCTGGGATGGAAAAACCGCTACGGCAGCGGAAAGGGAGCCGACACGATCACCAGCGGCCTGGAGGGCGCCTGGACGCCCACACCCACCCGATGGGACAACAGCTTTTTCGAGCTGCTCTTCAAGTACGACTGGAATCTGGTCAAGAGCCCGGCGGGGGCGTGGCAGTGGGAGGCGGTAAATCCGGATGGGGAGGATCTGGTCGAAGATGCCCATATCCCGGGGAAAAAGCACAAAACGGTGATGCTGACGACAGACCTGGCACTGAGGATGGATCCCGCCTACGGCCCTATCTCCCGGCGTTTCAGGGACGATCCGAAAGCTTTCGCCGACGCGTTTGCCAGAGCCTGGTTCAAGCTGCTGCACCGGGACATGGGACCCAGGAGCCGCTACCTCGGGCCCGAAGTGCCCCGGGAGGATCTGATCTGGCAAGATCCCGTTCCTCCGATCGATCATCCGCTCATCGACGCGGAAGATGTCGCCCTGCTGAAACGCCGGATTCTTCAGAGTGGCATCGCGCCATCCAGACTCGTCTATACCGCTTTCTCCAGCGCCTCGACCTACCGTCACTCCGACAAACGCGGAGGGGCCAACGGGGCGCGTATCGCTCTGGCGCCCCAAAAGGATTGGGAGGCCAACGAGCCCGACGAACTGGAAAAGGTGCTGAAGGCGCTCGAAGATATAAAAAGGGAGTTCGACGACACCCAAAATGATGGCAAAAGGGTCTCTCTGGCCGATCTCGTCGTTCTTGGCGGCACGGCGGCGGTGGAGGCGATGGCGAAGGAGGGCGGATGCGAAATCGAAGTCCGTTTCACACCGGGACGAAGCGATACGACGCAGGAGCTGACCGACGTCGACTCCTTTGGGTATCTTCGGCCTGCCGCCGACGCTTTCCGCAACTATCTCGACCCGGCGTGTGAACTGCCCGAAGAGCAGGCGCTCGTGGACAAGGCCCAACAGTTGCGGTTGAGCGTGCCGGAGATGACGGTACTTCTGGGCGGAATGCGGGCACTCGGCGCGGTCTATGGATCTTCCGGCCTCGGGGTGCTGACGGAGCGCCCCGGTGTGCTGGGCAACGACTTTTTCGTCAACCTGCTCGATATGGAGATCGAGTGGCGGGCCAAAAAAGAGGGCCGTCGAACGATCTTCGAAGGGGTCGATCGCCGAAGCGGCGAAGTGCGTTGGCGTGCCGGACGGGCCGACCTGGTTTTCGGGTCCAACTCACAGCTCAGAGCCCAGGCGGAGTTCTACGCCCAGGAGGACAACCGCGAGCGCTTCGTGCGCGATTTCGCAAGCGTCTGGAGCAAGGTGATGGAGCTTGACCGCTTCGATGGTGCGTATCGGGAAAACTTCGTGAAGTGA
- a CDS encoding DUF434 domain-containing protein, which yields MRKSRGLAPEDSRFFDKENLARLKEAVTDLSWLLQRGYSQKAATELVGNRYQLTRRERHALIHAAWGHEKRRPPLAPDALRGKRVCIDGFNLLITLETALGGGILIRGVDGCIRDIANVHGSYSFRKETEKAVELAAESIEELGIKEALWFFDRPVSNSGRIAQLVDETAWRLNVPMRAMAADRVDVLLKECEGVVVTADAVILDSGVAWFDLATWIVTHKIPEAKIVDLG from the coding sequence ATGAGAAAGTCACGGGGGCTGGCGCCGGAGGACAGCCGTTTCTTCGACAAGGAGAATCTCGCCAGACTCAAAGAGGCGGTGACCGATCTGAGTTGGCTGCTACAACGCGGCTACAGTCAGAAAGCGGCGACGGAGCTGGTGGGCAACCGCTACCAGCTCACTCGACGAGAGCGCCATGCGCTGATCCATGCGGCGTGGGGGCATGAAAAACGCCGCCCGCCCCTCGCACCCGACGCACTGCGGGGAAAACGCGTCTGCATCGACGGCTTCAATCTCCTCATCACCCTCGAAACCGCCCTGGGCGGCGGCATCCTGATCCGCGGCGTCGATGGCTGCATCCGCGACATCGCCAACGTCCACGGCAGTTACAGCTTTCGCAAAGAGACGGAAAAAGCGGTCGAACTGGCCGCCGAATCGATCGAAGAGCTCGGCATAAAAGAGGCGCTCTGGTTTTTCGACCGTCCCGTCTCCAACAGCGGGCGCATCGCGCAGCTCGTCGACGAAACGGCGTGGAGGCTGAACGTTCCCATGAGAGCCATGGCGGCCGACCGGGTCGATGTGCTGCTGAAGGAGTGCGAAGGTGTCGTCGTCACCGCCGATGCGGTGATTCTCGACAGCGGTGTCGCATGGTTCGACCTGGCGACATGGATCGTGACACATAAAATTCCCGAAGCGAAAATCGTCGATTTGGGGTAG
- a CDS encoding class I SAM-dependent methyltransferase, giving the protein MPNIEPFEKLTDHYDNWFEEHSGVYAEELKAIEALLPPFEKGIEIGVGTGRFAAPLGIKTGLEPSRKMAQIAKTRGIEVIPGQAEAMPLPDASYDFVLMVTTICFVDDAKKALQEIWRILKPGGFVIVGFVDKETPLGRLYQKNKEKSRFYKTAHFFSGDEVMSLLQQAGFTDCEAVQTLFGPDLAHMRGGLKEGYGEGAFVAIRCKKPQEA; this is encoded by the coding sequence ATGCCGAATATCGAACCCTTCGAAAAACTGACCGACCACTATGACAACTGGTTCGAAGAGCACAGCGGGGTGTATGCCGAAGAACTGAAGGCGATCGAGGCACTGCTGCCTCCGTTTGAAAAAGGGATCGAGATCGGTGTAGGTACGGGACGCTTCGCCGCGCCGCTCGGTATTAAAACGGGCCTCGAACCCTCCCGGAAAATGGCACAGATCGCCAAAACCCGCGGCATCGAAGTGATCCCGGGCCAGGCGGAAGCGATGCCGCTGCCCGACGCCTCCTACGACTTCGTTCTGATGGTCACGACCATCTGTTTCGTCGATGACGCCAAAAAGGCGCTGCAGGAGATTTGGCGGATACTAAAACCGGGCGGTTTCGTCATTGTCGGTTTCGTCGACAAAGAGACGCCGCTGGGACGGCTTTATCAAAAGAACAAAGAGAAAAGCCGCTTCTACAAAACGGCACACTTTTTCAGTGGCGATGAAGTGATGAGTCTGCTGCAACAAGCCGGTTTCACGGATTGCGAAGCGGTTCAGACACTTTTCGGCCCCGATCTCGCACATATGCGAGGCGGTCTGAAAGAAGGGTACGGCGAAGGGGCATTCGTCGCGATACGCTGTAAAAAACCCCAGGAGGCGTGA